Genomic window (Pogoniulus pusillus isolate bPogPus1 chromosome 17, bPogPus1.pri, whole genome shotgun sequence):
GGCAGAGTCCTCCCTGGAGAAGCACGCCCGGAGGAGGAAGCGGCCACCCGTGAGGCTGGTGCCCAAGGTCAAGCGTGAGAAGGCAGAGGCCGAGACGCCGTACGAGGTGCCCGTCCCCGCGGGCGAGGAGGGCGAGGGGCAGCGCGGCCGCTCCCGCCGTCAGCAGGAGCCCGgccaggagcaggaggtgcagagcagctcGGTGAAGATGATCGACCTGGGCGCCTTCAGCAGGAAGCCCCGGCGCCTGCGGCACCTGCGCCGCCATGCGCGCCCCGAGCCGCCGGGCACCGAGGGCCACCTCGGCGGCGCTGACCCGGccggcgcggcggcggcggcgaacGACGGCGCGTCAGGAACGCCGCGCACCGACTGCGCCTTGGAGGCGGCCGCCCCGTCCCCCAGCGAGGAGGAGCCCCCCGTGCCGGCGTCTCCCGAGGCGGTGAAGAGCGAGCAGGGCTTCGGCTGGCAGGAGGCGGGCGAGCTGGAGGTGGAGgcgggcggcggcagcagcgagCGCAACAAGAAGGCGCAGCTGGACCGGCTGGACATCAACGTGCAGATCGACGACTCCTACCTGGTGGAGGCGGGCGACCGGCAGAAGCGCTGGCAGTGCCGCATGTGCGAGAAGTCCTACACCTCCAAGTACAACCTGGTCACCCACATCCTGGGCCACAACGGCATCAAGCCCCACTCCTGCCCGCACTGCAACAAGCTCTTCAAGCAGCCCAGCCACCTGCAGACCCACCTGCTGACCCACCAGGGCACGCGGCCCCACAAGTGCGAGGTGTGCAGCAAGGCCTTCACCCAGACCAGCCACCTGAAGCGGCACATGCTGCTGCACAGCGACATCAAGCCCTACAGCTGCCGCTTCTGCGGCCGCGGCTTCGCCTACCCCAGCGAGCTGAAGGCCCACGAGGTGAAGCACGAGAGCGGCCGCTGCCACGTCTGCGTGGAGTGCGGGCTGGACTTCTCCACCCTCACCCAGCTGAAGAGGCACCTGGCCACCCACCAGGGCCCCACGCTCTACCAGTGCCTGGAGTGCAGCAAGTCCTTCCACTACcgcagccagctccagaaccACATGCTGAAGCACCAGAACGTCCGGCCCTTCGTCTGCACCGAGTGCGGCATGGAGTTCAGCCAGATCCACCACCTCAAGCAGCACTCCCTCACGCACAAGGTAGGGCACCCCAGGGTGCTGCCCTTGCCCTTTCTAGAGGATGATAGAACTGTCAGGgccggaagggacctcaagggtcgtCTAGTTCCAGCCCACTgcgatgggcagggacaccttgcatcagagcaggttgctcagagccccatccagcctggccttaaacacccccagggatgagggcttccaacacctccctgggcaacctcttccagtgtgtcattgccctcatggcaaagaatttcttcctaacacccaatctgaatctactcacagttttgctccattccctctggtCCTATCGCTACCCTAcgccctaaaaagtccctcaccagcttttcagTAGccactttcagatactggaaggccacaataaggtctccttggagccttctccagactgaacagtcccaactctcagtctgtctttatAGGAggggagctccagccctctgatcatactcacagcccttctctgcacatgttccaGAGTGTCCAGGTCTTCCTTGTAATAGgagttccagaactggacacagtacttcaggtggggtctcaccagagtgtagtagagggggagaatcacctgccttgacctgctggccacacttcttttgatgcagcccaggatacagttgaAGAGATGTGCCAGCtctgggtgcaggctggagaaggacttttcatcagggtgtccCAGTGCCCCAGAGGCCTGGGAGATAGATGGTGTGGCTGGGTGGAGGTGCTTGTGGTTTGCATTAGCTGGGACTGTGGACAgggctccctgggctgcccagccaCTTCATTTCCAGAGTGACTCAGTCCTCTGGGAGTGGGGTTCAGGGTGGCCTGGAGGGCTCTGGCCATGCTAGGCTGTGAGTGAGGGGTTTGCCCTTTTCCCTGGGTTCTTGCAGGGGAGAGCAGTTGGCCTGAGCTGGGCTGTCGGCATCCGTGTAGCCTCACACCCTAGTGCTGGGTTCTCCAGATGCTGCAGATGTATCTCCAGGGAAGCTGAGGTGATGGTATCtgggggcaaagcaggatccTGCTTACTACAGGGCCAGGCACTGTCCCCTGGGATAGTGCAAGGATGGTCCCAGGACTCCATGCttgcagggagagagcagcaggagatgctgatGAGGTTCATGTGGCCCAGCCCACTGACAGTCCCCAGAGTATATCTTGACATGAGGAGCCTGTCCCATGCCTCTTGGAGAGTGCAGGTGACACTGAGTTgtaaggggcctctggagatcactcagtccagtccctctgctccagcagggtcacccacagcaggctgctcaggatcacaatgtccaggtgggtttagaatctctccagagaaggaggcatcCATCCAGGAGgtagttgtggagtctccttctctggagactttcaagacccatctggatgcattcctgtgtgaccttctctaggtgaccctgccttggcatggaggttggacttgatgatctccagaggtcacttacAATCCctagcattccatgattccaccgagtatctccagggaaggtCCCTGCTTCACACCATGCCTGGCACTGCATGTGTGCCTCCAGCTTACAGAGGATCCGtttggagacctccaagcccaccccagcagcaggggccttggctctgccctgtgcccgTGCCTCTGCCCCATGCCCATGTGTCTCCAAACCCTTTGCAGGGCGTGAAGGAGTTCAAGTGCGAGGTGTGTGGGCGGGAGTTCACGCTGCAGGCCAACATGAAGCGCCACATGCTGATCCACACCAGCGTCCGGCCCTACcagtgccacatctgcttcAAGACCTTTGTGCAGAAGCAGACCCTCAAGACACACATGATTGTCCACTCACCAGTGAAGCCCTTCAAGTGCAAGGTACTGCTGGGGGTCTGGGAGGCTTTAGCAGATCTTGGGAGGAGGTTATCAGATCTCAGGGAAGAATATCTTGGGGAGGGTTAGCAGATCATGGGAGGAGGATATCAAatcctgggggtggggggggttagATCTTGGTGGGAAGGGTTAGATCTTGGGAGGAGGTCATCAAATCCcgagggtgggggagggagggtgtTAGCAAATCTTGAGGAGTGGGAGGGTTAGAAGATCTCAGGAGGGGTCAGCAAATTTTGGGGAGGGTCTAGCAGACCTTGAGAGGGTTATTAGATCACAGAGGGCTTAGCTCTGGTCTGGTGCGCTGTGAAACCCGGGCAGGCTGGGCTTAGTCCTGGGTGGCAAGAAAGCGGCTTGGTGGTGCCTCCCTCTGTTCATTtgggcacacagctgggctgggtgcaCTGCTCGGAGCTGCGCAGCCGCGGTGGGCAGGGCATGGGCACCGCCAATGGGGAAGGacaagaggttgtggatgtgctggagtccccatccctgaaggggtcTCAAAGCCCTGGAGGTGCGGTGGGAGacgtttagtggtgacctgacagTGCAGAATTAGTGGCTGGACTTCATCCAAAAGGTTTCTTCCTTCCAAACACTTCCCACGTGCTGTGCAAAGCCCTCACTGCTGTGGCAGCACCAGctttgccagggctgggggcagtgatGGCAGAGCCCTCGCTGACCTCGGGTTGGTTGCCGCAGGTCTGTGGGAAGTCCTTCAACCGCATGTACAACCTCCTGGGCCACATGCACCTGCACGCTGGCAGCAAGCCCTTCAAGTGTCCCTACTGCTCCAGCAAGTTCAACCTGAAGGGCAACCTCAGCCGACACATGAAGGTCAAGCACGGGGTGATGGACATCAGCCTGGACAGCCAAGGTGAGCCAAGGCCTCTCTGGCCTTCCCCGCTGTGCCCTCTCCCAGAAGCCCCTGGCTCTTGGCTGTTTGCTGGGCCATGCTGTGGTGACTCTAGTTTGGAGTCTTTGGGCTCTAAACTCACCTTGGATACTGCATCCTGTTCTGGAGTCCCTGGcataaggacacagaactgttggagtcCAGAGGGCCACTCTGATTTGAGGATAGGATGCAGCAACTgaagctgttcagcctagagaagaccccagggggaccttacagctgccttccCATACCTGagaggatcctgcaggaaggctggagaggaacttttcaTAAGGATATCTAaagacaggacatgggggaatggtttgaagccgAGGGACAGTAGGATCTTAAGAACTTCTTGAGAACAAGTgtgatgagacactgaaagAAGTTGtccagaggttgtggattccccCTCCTTAGAGGAGCTTAAGGCCAAgttagatgaggctttgagcaagctggtctagcgGGAGGTAcccatgaggtcccttccaacctatgctgttctatggttcttaaattgccaggggaggttgctgTTGGCCCCAGGCTGTCATGTAGTGTCCCTGTGCTTGAATTCTAGATGCCATGATGGAGCTGGCTGGGACTGACCACACCGAGCTGGACGGGCAGCAGGAGATGGACGACTTTGAGGAGAACTCTTATGGCTACAGTGGGGTGGGCAGTGTGCCGGAGGAGCAGGCCATGAAGGAGATGGCCTACTACAACATGTTGTAGCTGCAGGGCAAGGGGACTGCCAGGGCCAGCGCTGACTCCGTGTGGCCAGGGGAGCTGCTTCCGGCAGCCACCCACTTGGCCCTGCACCCCTACCCCCGACGGTGGGGGGGGTCTGGCTGGGTTTGGTGTAGGAGAGGACTGGGATGTCCAAATGCTGGGGTGGAGGCTGTCGGTGGCAGTAGGCACACAGGACCGGCACGCTGGAGActtgcctccagctgctgccagacccttGCCAGAGCTCAGTGCAGCTCCCACCATGGATGGACCCAtccctccttccccagcaccccagagaggtcatgctaagctgtgcccagctgcctgcacaccttgtgcccagtgctggcatCCCTTCACCCCAATCCTGCACCACAGCACGGTGGCAAGCCTaggccctgcctctgccacc
Coding sequences:
- the ZNF710 gene encoding zinc finger protein 710, translated to MPGRRREMDRFTECGTQTDAVVVLSLAQAAVLGLVSDNELLGATVSPAGFFPGLAAELPDTDAAAEPGEAEGEGQPEGEQEEDALEAESSLEKHARRRKRPPVRLVPKVKREKAEAETPYEVPVPAGEEGEGQRGRSRRQQEPGQEQEVQSSSVKMIDLGAFSRKPRRLRHLRRHARPEPPGTEGHLGGADPAGAAAAANDGASGTPRTDCALEAAAPSPSEEEPPVPASPEAVKSEQGFGWQEAGELEVEAGGGSSERNKKAQLDRLDINVQIDDSYLVEAGDRQKRWQCRMCEKSYTSKYNLVTHILGHNGIKPHSCPHCNKLFKQPSHLQTHLLTHQGTRPHKCEVCSKAFTQTSHLKRHMLLHSDIKPYSCRFCGRGFAYPSELKAHEVKHESGRCHVCVECGLDFSTLTQLKRHLATHQGPTLYQCLECSKSFHYRSQLQNHMLKHQNVRPFVCTECGMEFSQIHHLKQHSLTHKGVKEFKCEVCGREFTLQANMKRHMLIHTSVRPYQCHICFKTFVQKQTLKTHMIVHSPVKPFKCKVCGKSFNRMYNLLGHMHLHAGSKPFKCPYCSSKFNLKGNLSRHMKVKHGVMDISLDSQDAMMELAGTDHTELDGQQEMDDFEENSYGYSGVGSVPEEQAMKEMAYYNML